GCCAACGCGCGGAAGAAGCTCGCTCGGCGAGAGATAATCGAACACGCCTTTCTCGCCGGCCATCCGTTCCGAAAATCCGGTGTCGATCATGACCGTTTCGTTTTTGTCCTTGATCACCCAAAACGGGTAGACGAGTTCGATCTCCTCGGTGCGGTTCGCCAAATTGAACATGTAGTAGTACGGCCGCTTCGACCGCCCTACGATGCACGCAAAGATATCCATCTAAAGGCGCTCCGCCCCGGGCTGCGCGCCCCCCAACTTGAAAGTTGGGGCCCCCAAATGCGCTCGGCCCATCACCATTTGAAATGGTGTCGCGATTTTTTCGACGGCCTCGCAATTCACGCTTTTTGTTTTTCTCGCTCTGCGTAGACGGCCCGCGCGATGCGGAATGCCTCCGCCGAGACCGGGACGCCGCCGTAAACGCCGGTCTGCAAGAAAATCTCTTTCATCTCTTCCTTGGTTACGCCGTTATTAATTGCGCCGCGCACGTGAACTTCGAGCTCGTGCCAGCGCCCGAGCACGGTCAGCATCGCGAGATTGAGCATGCTGCGCGTTTTGTGTTCCAAACCGGGACGTACCCAGACGTTTCCCCAGCAATACTCTTCGGTGAAATCGATGAATGCTTCGGCGAGCGAGTCTCCGGCTGCGCGCTTGAGCATCCCATCGACGTATTCTGCGCCAAGAACCTCACGACGGATACGGGCACCCTCTTTGCGATCCATTATGTTGCCTCCATAGCTGAGCGGGCTTCGAGCGAGGAGGGTCCTGGACGTGCGCCAATAGACCCTTCCGTTATGACTGCCGGTCCCATCGGGTTCACCTTGATAATCCGCGTGGAAGCACCGAACCATCCCGGGGCGTTCGGACTGCTTGCTTCGGCAATCGGAGATGCCGGTGGCGTGGTCGGCGCCGTCGACGTGCGTTCCGTTTCAAAAGGGACGACTGTACGTGACATCACCGTGACGGTTGGCTCTGAGCAAATTGCGTCTCTCGTGCGCGCCGCGCTCGAGCGGATCGACGGTGCGCGGGTCGTTAGCGCGTCGGATAGCACGTTTCTCGCCCACCTCGGCGGCAAGATATCGGTAGAATCCAAGCTGCCCGTGAAAACGCGCGCGGATCTTTCGACCGTCTACACGCCGGGCGTCGCGCGTGTCTCGATGGCAATCGCTGCCGATCCGAGCAAAGCGTTTCAGTTGACGATCAAACGCAACACCGTAGCCGTCGTCACGGACGGTACGGCCGTACTCGGTCTTGGCGATATCGGTCCGCTAGGAGCTGCACCCGTAATGGAAGGCAAGTGCATGCTCTTCAAACGGTTTGCGCAGATCGATGCGTGGCCGGTGTGTCTTGACACCAAAGACGTCGACGAGATCGTCGAGACGGTCGTGCGCATCGCTCCGATATTCGGCGGCATAAATCTCGAAGATATTTCGGCGCCGCGTTGCTTTGAAGTCGAACGGCGATTGATCGAAGCACTCGACATTCCTGTGATGCATGACGATCAGCATGGTACGGCTGTCGTTGCGCTCGCAGCCTTGATCAACGCAGTTGCCGTCGTGGGTAAAGATCTCGCCGACATGCGGATCGTCGTTGCAGGCGGCACGGGCTCAGCCGGAACTGCGACGATCAAGTTGCTACAGCTGGCCGGCGTCGGCGACATCATCGCGGTCGGACGCGAGGGAGTCATCAACCGCAAAGAGCGTTACGAGCCCACACACATAACGTGGCTCGCGCAAAATACGAACCGCGAGAATGTCGGCGGTACGCTCAATACCGTTCTGCGTGGCGCCGATGCGTTCATCGGTGTTTCGGGCCCGGGCGTACTCGAGGCTGACGATCTCAAAAACATGGCTCGCGATCCGATCGTCTTCGCGCTCGCGAACCCAACACCCGAGATCATGCCCGAGGTCGCAGCACCCTACGTCACCGTTATGGCGACGGGACGTTCCGATTACCCCAATCAGGTCAACAACGTTCTGTCATTTCCCGGCATCTTCCGCGGCGCGCTCGACTGTAGGGCACGGCGCATAACCGACAACATGAAATTGGCAGCGGCAAAGGCGATTGCTGCAATCGTTGGAGAGGAACGAAGTGTCGAGTACATTATTCCGAGCGTCTTCGATCAACGCGTCATGGAGGCCGTCGCCAAGGCCGTCTCGCACGCCGCGGTCGAAGACGGCATTGCTCGTCGGGCCATGGCAGTCGCCGAAGAGGACCACGCTGCCGCTCTCGTTTAGAAATACGCCATGAGCAAGACACGAGTTATGATCGTCGAGGACGACCCTGATGTGGCCTCGTACGAGCGCACCGTTTGCGAACGCGCCGATTTCACCGTGCAGATCGCGCCCAACGGGGCTCAGGCGCTCGAGCTTGCGGCGCAGTGGTCTCCGGACGTCGTCTTGCTCGACGTGAACCTGCCCGACATTTCGGGTCTGGACGTGCTCACGTCGCTATCGAACACCAGCGACGCCTTCATTCTAATGGTGAGCGCGGCGTCGGGCGAGGATGACATTCTCAAGGGCCTCGGCCTCGGCGCGGACGATTACATAACGAAGCCCTTCTCGCCGGGCCAGCTCGTAGCGCGTATTCAGTCCTTCTTGCGGCGCCGCGACCGTCACGCGCAGCGCGAACAAGAAGGACGCATGACGGTCGGCAATGTGACGCTCGTTCGCGATCTTCACGTTTTGCAGAACGGCGAGCGCAACGTTCCACTGACGGCTCTCGAGTTTCGTTTGCTTTGGTATCTCGGCGAAGGCGAAGGCCGTTTGCTGACGCGTGCGCAGATTCTCGAGCACGTCTGGAACGACGTCTCCGGCGTTCCGACGCGCGTCGTCGACGTGCACGTTGCCGCGTTGCGTAAGAAGCTGGCCGAGGTGAGTGCAAATCTCGCGATCGCGAGCGTTCGCGGCATCGGATACCGGCTGGACAAACCCTAGGAGTCCCAAACTGATCCGCCGCTTTCTTGCGCTTGTGAGCGCGTTCATCGCCGCGCTCTCATTCGTCTCCATCGGTTTCGCACAGCCAGGCCCCGTCGTCTACGAATCTCCCGCCAAGAACTTGCCGGCCGGACGTATCGGCATCACGCCGTTTTGGGCCGTTTTGCCGTCGGGACGTTTGGTCAAACCGCAAGGCCGCAGCGTCGTTGCGGGGAGCAGCGCGCTTGCAGTCGCGCTCTCGCCGGATTCACGTTATGCGTTCGTGGCGGGATCGACCTTGGCAGCGATCGACGTCGATTCGATGACGGTGGTCGCGCAATATGGGGCGCCGGCCGCGCATCCATACACGAGCGTCGTGGCCGTGCGCGACCCGCTCGATGCAACGCGCACGCTCGTCGTCGCCTCCTCGGGCGGAGCCGATGCACTCTATTTTTATCGTTTCGACGGCACGAATTTGACGCCGGATCGGATCGCGAACATCGGACTTCCGGGTTTCCCGGAGGGACTCGTAGCAACGCCCGACGGCGCCACCGCGTACGCGCTGCAAAGCGCCGGGAATAGCGTGACCGCGATCGACTTACGCCGCCGCCGTTCGCGCTCGACGCGCCTGGTGGGGTTTGCGCCCATCGGCGCTGCGCTCTTGTTGCGCAGCGGATTACCCGGTCAGCTGCTGGTTTGCAATGAAGGCTTGATGCGCTACGCGCAACTTGCGACCCCCGCGCTCATACCGATGTTCGGAACGCCGCCGCCGAACATGGATGCCGCATCCTCGGTCGATGTCGTTGGACTCGACGCGAGTGCTAACGTTTCCGCACAGAACACGGGCGATGGTCCGCTACACCTCGATCGTCCGCCGGACGGCGTTCGCATCATCGGTGGGGCTCACCCAAGCGCGATCGCGATCTCGCCGGATGGAGCGTACGCGTTCGTTACGATGGCGAACGTCGATCGAGTCGCCGTCGTTTCGCTGACTGGTATTCCACACGTCGTTACAGGGACCGAACTGCGTTTGTTCCCGAAGGGTCCGTACGGTACTCAGCCGACCGCGCTTGCGGTCTCGCACGATGGGCGGCGATTGTACGTTGCGCTCTCGGGTCTCGACGCGATCGCAGTACTCGATTCATCGAACCCGCTGCGGATGCGGCGTCTGGGATTGATCCCCACCGGAGACTATCCGTCGGCGCTTGCGTTATCCGATGACGACCACTCGCTCTACGCCGTCAACAGCAAGGGTTACGGTCCGGAAGGGAACGATGTTCCCTCGACGTTGCAACGCATCGACTTGCAGCAGCAGAACCTCGTGCGCGACACGTACACGGCACTCGGTTCGACGCGTATCTCATACACCGCGCCGCGGAATCCGGTCGTCTCGCCGCTTGGAAGCGGACAGGGAAGCGCGCGGATCAAGCACGTGGTTCTGGTGCTCGAGGAGGACAAGACATTCGACTCGATGCTTGGCGACCTTGTCGATGCGGCGGGACGTCCGCACGGTAACGGCGATCCGGCCTTGACCACATTCGGCGCGAACGTGACGCCGAATCTTCACCTTTTGGCGCGAACGTTCGGACTGGCCGATAATTTTTATGCCGATTCGCGCACAATGGTTCTCGGTCATGAATACGCGCTCGGCGGCGTCGCGAGCGATTACGCGCAGAGGCGCAGCCTCGAAGGCGCGCTGCCGCGCGAAGATCCCGAAGATTACCCGCGCTTCGGCTACATTTTCAACATGCTCGGACTGCACCGGATTTCGTACCGCGATTATGGTGATCACTTGCTGTTGCGCGGCTACGACATCGACACGAGTCCCGTCGATCCGCTGGACCGCTTTGCGCCCACAACGGGCTTGGGCGGCACCTATACGCTCGACGTTCCCGCGCTCGCCGCGCTGCGCGGCCACGTTGACGAGCGGTATCCCGGCTGGAATCTGCGCATTCGCGACGAGCGGCGCGCGCGCGAATTCGTGCGCGATTTCGACGCGCTCGTACTATCGCATCATGCGCCGCGCTTTTCGGTGGTATGGCTACCCGACGATCGCGGGGGTACGGGGGCCGACGTTCCGCCGCTCCATGAAGAAGTCGCCGATGGCGATCGTGCGCTCGGCGTGATCGTTTCGCACATCACGCGTTCTCTGCTCTGGAAAGACACCGCGATCTTCGTGATGCCCGCGGATGCCGCCACCCAGCGCGATCATGTGAACGCTCAGCGTTCCTACGCGCTGGTCATTTCGCCGTATGCGAAGCGAGGATACGTCGGGCATCGCCATCTCTCGACGGTCAGCGTGCTCAAGACGGAAGAAGAGCTGCTTGGCTTGCCGCCGCTCTCGCTGGGGGATCTCCTCGCCGGCGATATGTCCGACTTTTTCTCCGACCGCCCGAACTTCACGCCGTACACGGCAAGACCGGTCGAGAGCCAGACCGAATGAGCCGACCGTGACGGAAAAGGACACTATCGCCGCACCATTCGTTCGCGCGCCAAACGCGACGCTCCGTGAAGCGATCTTGGTCGCGCCCGGCGCGGCACTCGATCAGGTCACGCCTCTCTACGGCGAGCCGAGCACTCTTATCGAACGCGCAAAGGAGCAGCACAGCGTGTTGGCGCGGACGCTCCACGACTGCGGCGTCCGAATTCATCCGCTCGAAACGGATGATGATACCGGCCATGCAGCCTTCGTCGCTGATTGTGCGCTGCTGGTTTCCACGGGAGCGATCATTTTGCGGCCGCATCGCGTCGAGCGCCGGCGCGAAGTGAACGCGGTTGAGGCGAAGCTGCGCGATCATGGCATTCCGATCCTCGGAAAGATCGAGGCGCCCGGCTTGCTCGACGGCGGCGACATCGTCGTCAACGGCAATACGGCATACATCGGCATCCCAAACAAGAAGTCGCGCAGCAATACGCTGGGGCGCAGTCAGCTCTCGCAGCTATTGGTCACTGTCGGCATGCAGACGCAGGAGCTGTCGATGGACGCTTCGATTCCGCGCCTGAACGACGTGTTTTCGTCCGCGGCCGATGACTTGATCGTCGCTGCTACCGATTTCGTCGACACTTCGGCGCTACGCGCACGAGCTCAGATCCTCGCGATTCCGCTCGGAGAGGAGTTCGGCGCGTCGCTGCTGCCGCTTGGTTCGCGCCGCGTCCTCACCAATCTGCGGTTCCGCTTCGCGGTGC
Above is a genomic segment from Candidatus Baltobacteraceae bacterium containing:
- a CDS encoding carboxymuconolactone decarboxylase family protein, which translates into the protein MDRKEGARIRREVLGAEYVDGMLKRAAGDSLAEAFIDFTEEYCWGNVWVRPGLEHKTRSMLNLAMLTVLGRWHELEVHVRGAINNGVTKEEMKEIFLQTGVYGGVPVSAEAFRIARAVYAEREKQKA
- a CDS encoding NAD-dependent malic enzyme, whose translation is MTAGPIGFTLIIRVEAPNHPGAFGLLASAIGDAGGVVGAVDVRSVSKGTTVRDITVTVGSEQIASLVRAALERIDGARVVSASDSTFLAHLGGKISVESKLPVKTRADLSTVYTPGVARVSMAIAADPSKAFQLTIKRNTVAVVTDGTAVLGLGDIGPLGAAPVMEGKCMLFKRFAQIDAWPVCLDTKDVDEIVETVVRIAPIFGGINLEDISAPRCFEVERRLIEALDIPVMHDDQHGTAVVALAALINAVAVVGKDLADMRIVVAGGTGSAGTATIKLLQLAGVGDIIAVGREGVINRKERYEPTHITWLAQNTNRENVGGTLNTVLRGADAFIGVSGPGVLEADDLKNMARDPIVFALANPTPEIMPEVAAPYVTVMATGRSDYPNQVNNVLSFPGIFRGALDCRARRITDNMKLAAAKAIAAIVGEERSVEYIIPSVFDQRVMEAVAKAVSHAAVEDGIARRAMAVAEEDHAAALV
- a CDS encoding response regulator transcription factor → MSKTRVMIVEDDPDVASYERTVCERADFTVQIAPNGAQALELAAQWSPDVVLLDVNLPDISGLDVLTSLSNTSDAFILMVSAASGEDDILKGLGLGADDYITKPFSPGQLVARIQSFLRRRDRHAQREQEGRMTVGNVTLVRDLHVLQNGERNVPLTALEFRLLWYLGEGEGRLLTRAQILEHVWNDVSGVPTRVVDVHVAALRKKLAEVSANLAIASVRGIGYRLDKP
- a CDS encoding alkaline phosphatase family protein, with product MSAFIAALSFVSIGFAQPGPVVYESPAKNLPAGRIGITPFWAVLPSGRLVKPQGRSVVAGSSALAVALSPDSRYAFVAGSTLAAIDVDSMTVVAQYGAPAAHPYTSVVAVRDPLDATRTLVVASSGGADALYFYRFDGTNLTPDRIANIGLPGFPEGLVATPDGATAYALQSAGNSVTAIDLRRRRSRSTRLVGFAPIGAALLLRSGLPGQLLVCNEGLMRYAQLATPALIPMFGTPPPNMDAASSVDVVGLDASANVSAQNTGDGPLHLDRPPDGVRIIGGAHPSAIAISPDGAYAFVTMANVDRVAVVSLTGIPHVVTGTELRLFPKGPYGTQPTALAVSHDGRRLYVALSGLDAIAVLDSSNPLRMRRLGLIPTGDYPSALALSDDDHSLYAVNSKGYGPEGNDVPSTLQRIDLQQQNLVRDTYTALGSTRISYTAPRNPVVSPLGSGQGSARIKHVVLVLEEDKTFDSMLGDLVDAAGRPHGNGDPALTTFGANVTPNLHLLARTFGLADNFYADSRTMVLGHEYALGGVASDYAQRRSLEGALPREDPEDYPRFGYIFNMLGLHRISYRDYGDHLLLRGYDIDTSPVDPLDRFAPTTGLGGTYTLDVPALAALRGHVDERYPGWNLRIRDERRAREFVRDFDALVLSHHAPRFSVVWLPDDRGGTGADVPPLHEEVADGDRALGVIVSHITRSLLWKDTAIFVMPADAATQRDHVNAQRSYALVISPYAKRGYVGHRHLSTVSVLKTEEELLGLPPLSLGDLLAGDMSDFFSDRPNFTPYTARPVESQTE